A region of the Propionispora hippei DSM 15287 genome:
TTTTTCCAATAGGAGTCAAAAGCCATTCCTAACGCAAAACCGATAAGCAACAATATGGGCAATCCCAGCAATATTGCCAGAATTACCATCCCCAGAATAATCCAAATCCAATTCCAACTTCCGCCCCATTCCATAGCCTTCCCTCCTATCCACGTTATGTAATATTATATGCTTTGTCCATTAGTAATGTGTATGAAATTCATTTTTCCTATGCTTGCCCACCAGGGCATGTAAAACGCTTCCGACGACGCTTTTTGTGTCATCAATCATTCGGTTAGCTTGAAGACACACCCTAGTCGTATACAATGAATATTCATGCAAAAAGCTTCCAGGCTATCCTGGAAGCTTTTCTTGTGAGGTCACAAAACCCGTTTGGCTCCGTAATACCGTTGAACGAAATAATTGTCCCGCATGTCTCCGATGGCCACTACGCCTTTAGAAAAAGATGTGTGAATAAACTTACTGTCACCGATATAGATCCCTACATGAGATGCCCCCGGCTCATAAGTAGTAAAGTAGACGAGGTCACCTGGCTGCAGAGCTGCCGGCGAGACCGTCCGCCCAACTAAAAACTGCAGGTCGGCAGTGCGAGGCAGATTAATACCAGCCTGCCGGTATACATACTGAACTAAACCGGAACAGTCAAAGCCCTGGGATGGCGAAGCTCCACCCCATACTACCGGTTGCCCCAGCATATTGCCAGCGATCGCCAGGGCCCTGGCCGCCTGTCCATTAGGCTGAGCCGGCAGCCGGGCTGCAATAAGCTGTTCATCAGCTACCGGCATCGACACCTCCAAGATAGAATCCAGAGACGCTACAAACTGATTATACCCAGAAACCGGAGCGGCTTGAACTCCGGCAACACTACTAAACAGCAATCCGGCAAATAGGATTGTCAGGCATTTTTTCATCAGCCGCTCCTCCTATAGGTTTTTCTAGTGATTCATGCTTTGCAGATGCGTTGTAGTCTCTTTCATAATAGCCCGCATGTCTTTGACTTTACTTTCAAGAGCACCCGGATCCGTTTTTCCCGAATTTACGCTGTCTTTAATGTCTTTTGCTGTTTTACGCAAATGATCTTCCAGACCGTCATCCATCATATGGGGAAGAACTTTGTCCACTGTACTCACGAGCTGTGCCGCGCTCTTTTGGGCATCCATCGTTTGGCCGCCCTTTACTTGCTTTACTACGTCTTGCAACGCTTTGTCCATATCCTTCATGATCGGCATGGGATCTTCCTTAGGCATTGTCGCGCTATGTCCCTGATGGCCGGTCGCCTGTTCCTGCACCGCAGGAGTCTGAGCCGCCGGTTTTTCACTAGAACCGCAGCCTGCGATTAGAGCCATCCCTGCGACAATAGCCACAATGCCAAATAATACTTTAGTTTTTTTCATAATTAAATACCCTCCAATAGCTTAATAGATTTATATTTCATTTTTAGCTTATTACTGCTTTTGCGGTAGGGCAGGATGCCCCACCACCGTTTTTTCAGGTAACCGATTTG
Encoded here:
- a CDS encoding C40 family peptidase, translating into MKKCLTILFAGLLFSSVAGVQAAPVSGYNQFVASLDSILEVSMPVADEQLIAARLPAQPNGQAARALAIAGNMLGQPVVWGGASPSQGFDCSGLVQYVYRQAGINLPRTADLQFLVGRTVSPAALQPGDLVYFTTYEPGASHVGIYIGDSKFIHTSFSKGVVAIGDMRDNYFVQRYYGAKRVL